The Triticum dicoccoides isolate Atlit2015 ecotype Zavitan chromosome 6A, WEW_v2.0, whole genome shotgun sequence genome has a window encoding:
- the LOC119315114 gene encoding thiosulfate sulfurtransferase 18-like isoform X1 — protein MSRSESAPGAAPAVVVKTVDLQTAATPDVGATTVDVQTTVAPDVGVTTVDVQMAAARAVAVTTVDVQTAARELQEQQDGMMYLDVRTEEEMGKGHIRGSLNVPYFFVTPQGTREKNPRFVEQVASLFSTDQHILVLYYYTTTTNHPWMEEQGCQSGKRSELACIDLLAAGFMNVKNVGGGYAAWLHNGLPVTVAVPTPPPTPESAAAI, from the exons ATGAGCAG GTCGGAGTCGGCGCCGGGGGCAGCACCGGCGGTGGTGGTGAAGACGGTGGACCTGCAAACGGCGGCGACACCGGACGTGGGGGCAACGACGGTGGACGTGCAGACGACGGTGGCACCGGACGTGGGGGTGACGACGGTGGACGTGCAAATGGCGGCGGCACGGGCCGTGGCGGTGACGACGGTGGACGTGCAGACGGCGGCGAGGGAGCTCCAGGAGCAGCAGGACGGCATGATGTACCTGGACGTGAGGACGGAGGAGGAGATGGGGAAGGGCCACATCCGCGGCTCCCTCAACGTCCCCTACTTCTTCGTCACGCCACAAG GGACCCGGGAGAAGAACCCACGGTTCGTGGAGCAGGTCGCCTCGCTCTTCAGCACAGACCAACACATACTCGTC TTGTACTACTATACTACTACCACTAATCATCCATGGATGGAGGAGCAGGGGTGTCAGAGCGGCAAGAGGTCCGAGCTTGCCTGCATCGATCTTCTAGCAGCT GGATTCATGAATGTGAAGAACGTGGGAGGAGGCTACGCTGCATGGCTGCACAACGGACTCCCAGTGACAGTAGCAGTCCCCACGCCGCCACCAACACCTGAATCTGCTGCAGCAATCTGA
- the LOC119315114 gene encoding uncharacterized protein LOC119315114 isoform X3 yields MSRSESAPGAAPAVVVKTVDLQTAATPDVGATTVDVQTTVAPDVGVTTVDVQMAAARAVAVTTVDVQTAARELQEQQDGMMYLDVRTEEEMGKGHIRGSLNVPYFFVTPQGVSERQEVRACLHRSSSSWIHECEERGRRLRCMAAQRTPSDSSSPHAATNT; encoded by the exons ATGAGCAG GTCGGAGTCGGCGCCGGGGGCAGCACCGGCGGTGGTGGTGAAGACGGTGGACCTGCAAACGGCGGCGACACCGGACGTGGGGGCAACGACGGTGGACGTGCAGACGACGGTGGCACCGGACGTGGGGGTGACGACGGTGGACGTGCAAATGGCGGCGGCACGGGCCGTGGCGGTGACGACGGTGGACGTGCAGACGGCGGCGAGGGAGCTCCAGGAGCAGCAGGACGGCATGATGTACCTGGACGTGAGGACGGAGGAGGAGATGGGGAAGGGCCACATCCGCGGCTCCCTCAACGTCCCCTACTTCTTCGTCACGCCACAAG GGGTGTCAGAGCGGCAAGAGGTCCGAGCTTGCCTGCATCGATCTTCTAGCAGCT GGATTCATGAATGTGAAGAACGTGGGAGGAGGCTACGCTGCATGGCTGCACAACGGACTCCCAGTGACAGTAGCAGTCCCCACGCCGCCACCAACACCTGA
- the LOC119315114 gene encoding thiosulfate sulfurtransferase 18-like isoform X2 → MSRSESAPGAAPAVVVKTVDLQTAATPDVGATTVDVQTTVAPDVGVTTVDVQMAAARAVAVTTVDVQTAARELQEQQDGMMYLDVRTEEEMGKGHIRGSLNVPYFFVTPQGTREKNPRFVEQVASLFSTDQHILVGCQSGKRSELACIDLLAAGFMNVKNVGGGYAAWLHNGLPVTVAVPTPPPTPESAAAI, encoded by the exons ATGAGCAG GTCGGAGTCGGCGCCGGGGGCAGCACCGGCGGTGGTGGTGAAGACGGTGGACCTGCAAACGGCGGCGACACCGGACGTGGGGGCAACGACGGTGGACGTGCAGACGACGGTGGCACCGGACGTGGGGGTGACGACGGTGGACGTGCAAATGGCGGCGGCACGGGCCGTGGCGGTGACGACGGTGGACGTGCAGACGGCGGCGAGGGAGCTCCAGGAGCAGCAGGACGGCATGATGTACCTGGACGTGAGGACGGAGGAGGAGATGGGGAAGGGCCACATCCGCGGCTCCCTCAACGTCCCCTACTTCTTCGTCACGCCACAAG GGACCCGGGAGAAGAACCCACGGTTCGTGGAGCAGGTCGCCTCGCTCTTCAGCACAGACCAACACATACTCGTC GGGTGTCAGAGCGGCAAGAGGTCCGAGCTTGCCTGCATCGATCTTCTAGCAGCT GGATTCATGAATGTGAAGAACGTGGGAGGAGGCTACGCTGCATGGCTGCACAACGGACTCCCAGTGACAGTAGCAGTCCCCACGCCGCCACCAACACCTGAATCTGCTGCAGCAATCTGA